AACATCCTGGAAGCGCTTCAGACCCCGTATCAAGAATGTAACCGATTTCGAGGAGCGTTCCAACGCCATGAGGTTGTTCAGTCTCGGACTGGAGCTGTCCGTCGACCTGACAAAAGAACTTCCTCGGGATGAGCTGTACTGGGCTAGGAAATACTGCGATCAGTTCGAGGAGGACCACATGGTTCTATTCCCGCTGTGTATCCAGCGTCAGATCAATGACTGGTACCCAGTGCCTTACTAGGTACGTACCCTGTCCCTCACAAGTATACTCCTTTGTCCCTTATCCGATAGGGAGTCCCCTTGCGTACCCCTCCACCCGACTTAGTAATCTGTTACTCGCAAAATCATAACATGCCCATCACTAGG
This DNA window, taken from Pecten maximus chromosome 3, xPecMax1.1, whole genome shotgun sequence, encodes the following:
- the LOC117324593 gene encoding uncharacterized protein LOC117324593 produces the protein MLAYTYVYAPLIGNCAKKRWTVMVFMFQVWRTRRSLCRFCGTSPCQAKRTSWKRFRPRIKNVTDFEERSNAMRLFSLGLELSVDLTKELPRDELYWARKYCDQFEEDHMVLFPLCIQRQINDWYPVPY